A single window of Debaryomyces hansenii CBS767 chromosome F complete sequence DNA harbors:
- a CDS encoding DEHA2F10384p (weakly similar to ca|CA1332|IPF11716 Candida albicans IPF11716 unknown function), whose amino-acid sequence MGPISHTPTLSKIPNIYNRRSSLGSVNDANKPVSHVQPQKRKILYKAKNEKPLNVAELIEDNDDSSLDVFKMYQHKYYLPHNKRISNIAWRIQNKKILALDRQKKREDRDIQDKKQDQKSSNDKSDEFDYISQIRKMSQEQEGEGGMATLFENKKHSPYTNSLTSDSSLFSGNRSASASTANPSTGDKSNENLLTSYINSLESTFKDDYKLPEKLSKSTKNTKFLQCTNCNTKTTPLWRKSNKGDLLCNACGLFYKLHGVLRPLSQPDRKSSVSNDTLTSTNKTESSKPNSNMGGNSKYDLSPSMISHHHHHHYVDPAEDESRRQANQDQNDDMNIDQFLEMDPPGRHTSMSNDNHSGLEMNPPQNRNSTSNNIDEIDMLLNMNLFQSESFVIGNGKSKTGVNEQENRNNNSNTNDNSVTNDGYNFDAQGMFYDMQHVGEVGIGDEILADQPSEQGPNWNWLDFVSNGDNEMNSS is encoded by the coding sequence ATGGGACCCATATCTCATACACCCACATTATCgaaaattccaaatatatataaccGCAGAAGCAGCTTAGGCAGCGTCAATGATGCAAATAAGCCTGTCAGCCATGTACAACCTCAGAAAAGGAAAATTTTATACAAGGCGAAGAACGAAAAACCACTAAATGTTGCAGAGcttattgaagataacgATGATTCATCGTTGGATGTATTCAAAATGTACCAACATAAATACTATTTGCCGCATAATAAACGAATATCGAATATTGCATGGAGAattcaaaacaagaaaatcCTAGCGTTAGATAGACAAAAAAAGCGGGAAGACCGTGATATTCAAGACAAGAAACAAGACCAGAAATCCTCCAATGACAAATcagatgaatttgattacATTAGtcaaataagaaaaatgagtcaagaacaagaaggCGAGGGTGGTATGGCTAccttatttgaaaataaaaagcaTTCTCCATATACCAATTCTTTGACGTCTGATTCATCGCTTTTCAGTGGTAACAGGTCAGCTAGTGCATCCACAGCGAACCCATCAACCGGAGACAAGTCGAACGAAAATTTGCTTACTTCGTATATAAACTCGTTAGAATCTACATTCAAAGATGACTATAAGTTACCGGAAAAGTTGTCTAAGTCGACTAAGAATACAAAATTCTTGCAATGCACAAACTGCAATACGAAAACAACACCACTTTGGAGGAAATCTAACAAGGGAGACTTACTATGTAATGCTTGTGGATTGTTCTATAAATTGCATGGGGTATTACGGCCGTTAAGTCAACCTGATCGTAAATCTTCAGTACTGAATGATACACTTACCCTGACAAATAAGACTGAATCCTCAAAGCCAAATAGTAATATGGGAGGAAACTCAAAATACGACCTAAGTCCAAGCATGATAtctcatcatcatcatcatcattatgtGGATCCTGCGGAAGACGAGTCCCGGAGGCAAGCGAATCAAGACCAAAATGACGATATGAATATTGATCAGTTTTTAGAAATGGATCCACCCGGAAGACATACATCTATGCTGAATGATAACCATCTGGGCTTAGAGATGAATCCGCCCCAGAACAGAAATTCGACTAGTAacaatattgatgaaattgatatgttattgaatatgaatttatttcaatCTGAATCTTTTGTTATTGGTAATGGGAAATCTAAAACTGGAGTAAATGAACAGGAGAACCGTAATAATAACAGTAATACAAATGACAATAGTGTAACAAACGACGGTTATAATTTTGATGCGCAAGGTATGTTTTATGATATGCAACATGTTGGTGAAGTAGGGATTGGCGATGAAATATTAGCTGATCAACCGTCTGAACAAGGTCCCAACTGGAATTGGTTAGATTTCGTTTCAAATGgagataatgaaatgaatTCATCTTAA
- a CDS encoding DEHA2F10406p (similar to uniprot|Q6MVW1 Neurospora crassa B15B3 Hypothetical protein B15B3.030), with protein sequence MADKVKDINQYNQLKSKYIGLGNADITREEFMTNVNRDIYSSLAQHDNILYYNSVIINEPMELLRQKMIKKMASPIQNNAKKPEN encoded by the coding sequence ATGGCAGATAAGGTAAAAGacataaatcaatataatcaattgaaatctAAATATATCGGACTTGGAAATGCTGATATCACGAGGGAAGAATTTATGACAAATGTCAATCGGGATATATATTCATCGTTGGCACAAcatgataatattttatactATAATTCTGTAATTATTAACGAGCCAATGGAATTATTGAGACAGAAGATGATTAAAAAGATGGCAAGCCCCATTCAGAACAATGCAAAAAAGCCTGAGAATTGA
- a CDS encoding DEHA2F10428p (similar to uniprot|Q7SAH3 Neurospora crassa NCU06977 Predicted protein): MAINQPEQLITHKVTTIVSLVLSIYGNLRYLVGRSPFDSDSPFNVSNTPFSSNILVTLIYWGILYLLQIIFVSQIFIPAQESARARVEYSQLVGWHFTIFNFAQFIWSMLFARRHFILSEIVLLINFFNILSLYYSHKTYSIKPLSNWILIHLPTTALPLSWLFYAIFWNGAVMFHIHKFVGRVVCNVLIWDFLIVPAMFILFYNDYGVGLSSSVLMFGLGLGQLLTKAFALQWIFAFVIASILLVLSLTAAVAGSYYVKQDTRITDSEAAPLLSN, encoded by the coding sequence ATGGCAATAAATCAACCAGAGCAGTTAATTACTCATAAAGTGACTACGATTGTTTCGTTGGTATTATCAATCTACGGTAATTTGCGTTATTTAGTTGGTAGATCTCCTTTTGATTCAGACAGTCCATTCAATGTTAGCAACACACCTTTTTCATCAAACATATTAGTTACATTGATATACTGGGGTATATTATACTTActtcaaatcatttttGTTAGTCAGATTTTTATTCCTGCCCAAGAACTGGCTAGAGCAAGAGTTGAGTATTCACAATTAGTCGGATGGCACTTCACTATTTTCAACTTTGCACAATTTATTTGGTCAATGTTGTTTGCTAGAAGACATTTCATTTTGAGTGAAATCGTATTATTgatcaacttcttcaatattttatcacTCTACTACAGTCACAAAACTTACAGTATCAAACCTTTGAGCAATTGGATATTAATTCACTTGCCAACCACCGCCTTACCATTATCATGGTTATTCTATGCTATTTTCTGGAACGGTGCTGTTATGTTCCATATTCACAAGTTTGTGGGTAGAGTTGTCTGTAATGTTTTGATCTGGGATTTCTTAATTGTTCCAGCAATGTTCATACTCTTCTACAATGATTACGGCGTTGGACTCAGTTCTTCAGTTTTGATGTTTGGTTTGGGGTTAGGTCAATTGCTTACAAAGGCCTTCGCTTTACAATGGATCTTTGCATTTGTTATTGCATCTATTTTATTGGTACTCAGTTTGACCGCAGCAGTTGCCGGATCGTACTATGTTAAGCAAGATACTAGGATCACGGACTCTGAAGCTGCACCTTTATTATCTAATTAG